A genomic region of Raphanus sativus cultivar WK10039 chromosome 6, ASM80110v3, whole genome shotgun sequence contains the following coding sequences:
- the LOC108806133 gene encoding protein tesmin/TSO1-like CXC 3, protein MDTPQKTVTQIETPVSKLKVENSPVFNYINSLSPITTVKSTSTAQTFSSLTFTSPPPVFTTPHVVASHKESRFRSHSNSSDPSKVGPEASTLEEEEEEEALLEKEPSQNLKNESVTNDGACEDVETDLQRMCDDNVKRKSDTPDWETLISNSSDMLIYGSPNDSEAFRCFLQRSSDSKTRLCSGGSKPALDPSVSKSNEPESSDALSILHRGVRRRCLDFEMPRCVVPSIGLHLNAIAMSCKDNNVSKQHSYTGNVKVGLQSSTTPALPSNDIVRESEAREAVEEAPMSLALVEVNQSSPKKKRRKSEQAGEGESSCKRCNCKKSKCLKLYCECFAAGVYCIEPCSCVDCFNKPIHEDTVLATRKQIESRNPLAFAPKVIRNSDSITEVGEDASKTPASARHKRGCNCKKSNCLKKYCECYQSGVGCSINCRCEGCKNAFGRKDGSSFAGMDTEQDQENETSGKSGTAIPLPPSTPMSLRQPLSQLPNSSNNMLLSQQSQQHLHGASGSSLYNNSQSSFRKQDMSLLSHSRIDTIAEERAEDIEDIENLIQSPVTNINAVSPNSKRVSLPHMESTETTPWRRNGGRKLLLSSIPTFPSLTPHH, encoded by the exons ATGGATACACCTCAAAAAACAGTAACCCAGATCGAGACTCCCGTTTCTAAACTCAAAGTCGAG AACTCTCCGGTGTTCAATTACATAAACAGTCTGTCTCCAATCACAACTGTCAAATCCACCTCCACTGCTCAGACGTTTAGCTCTCTCACTTTCACATCTCCTCCTCCTGTTTTCACTACCCCTCACGTGGTCGCTTCTCACAAAGAATCTCGTTTCAGAAG CCATAGTAACTCCTCTGATCCTTCCAAAGTTGGCCCTGAAGCTTCCactctagaagaagaagaagaagaagaagcgttACTTGAAAAGGAACCGTCACAAAACCTCAAGAACGAGAGCGTTACTAACGATGGCGCTTGTGAAGATGTTGAAACGGATCTGCAGAGGATGTGCGACGACAACGTTAAACGGAAGAGTGATACTCCAGATTGGGAAACTCTCATCTCCAATTCTTCTGACATGTTGATCTATGGCTCACCTAATGATTCAGAGGCTTTCAGATGCTTCTTGCAGCGATCATCAGACTCCAAAACACGTTTATGCAGCGGCGGTTCAAAGCCTGCATTGGATCCTAGTGTTTCCAAGAGCAATGAACCTGAGTCCTCTGAT GCTCTTTCCATATTGCATCGTGGAGTGAGAAGACGCTGTCTAGACTTTGAGATGCCGAGATGTGTAGTGCCTAGCATTGGTCTCCATCTTAACGCCATTGCAATGTCTTGTAAGGACAACAATGTTAGTAAACAACACTCATATACCGGAAACGTTAAAGTCGGGTTGCAAAGTTCCACCACTCCTGCTCTCCCCTCTAATGATATTGTCAGAGAAAGTGAAGCCAGGGAAGCTGTAGAAGAGGCTCCAATGTCTTTAGCTTTGGTAGAAGTGAATCAAAGCAGCCCCAAGAAGAAAAG GCGCAAGTCTGAACAAGCAGGAGAAGGAGAGTCATCATGTAAACGGTGCAACTGCAAAAAATCAAAGTGTTTGAAGCT TTACTGTGAATGCTTTGCTGCTGGAGTTTATTGCATAGAGCCATGTTCATGTGTTGATTGCTTCAACAAACCTATCCATGAAGACACTGTATTGGCTACTCGCAAACAGATTGAATCCAGAAATCCCCTTGCATTTGCTCCTAAAGTCATCAGAAACTCTGATTCCATCACTGAAGTTGGAGAAGATGCAAGCAAAACTCCGGCCTCAGCGCGACACAAAAGAGGCTGTAACTGCAAGAAATCAAATTGTCTGAAGAAGTATTGTGAATGCTATCAG AGTGGTGTTGGCTGTTCTATAAACTGTAGATGTGAAGGATGTAAAAATGCATTTGGCAGAAAAGATG GGTCTTCATTTGCTGGTATGGATACCGAACAAGATCAAGAAAATGAAACATCTGGCAAAAGTGGAACAGCCATACCACTTCCACCTTCAACACCAATGTCATTAAG ACAACCATTGTCTCAACTTCCCAACTCATCAAACAACATGCTGCTTTCTCAACAGTCTCAGCAACATCTTCATGGAGCTTCTGGATCATCCTTGTACAATAATAGCCAATCATCTTTCAGAAAGCAAGATATGAGTTTGTTGTCTCATTCAAGGATTGATACAATTGCAGAGGAAAGAGCAGAGGATATTGAGGATATTGAGAATCTTATTCAGTCTCCAGTTACCAACATCAATGCGGTATCTCCAAACAGCAAAAGGGTTTCTCTGCCACATATGGAGTCAACAGAGACGACTCCTTGGAGAAGAAACGGTGGAAGGAAGCTCTTGCTGTCTTCAATTCCAACTTTTCCTTCACTCACTCCACACCACTGA